The window CTGGAGCATCATGATTTCAAAGAAAGCTGCTACGTCCCCGATAAGGAGAGGCGAGAAGATCGCCAGGTAAGCCGTACCCTGATTGCCGTGCAGAAGGATATCATCCGCACGCGCAACCGTGTGCATCGGTTCCTGGAATTTCATGGCATCGAGGTTTCGTTTCCCGATAGATGGGGAAGAGATGAATTCCGTGCCCTCAAGCAGCTTGAGCTCTCAGAACCCTTACGCATCAGTCTCGATATCTTTCTCACCCAACTGGAAGAGCTCTGGGTTCACCAGGTTGCACTCAGAGACGCCCTGAAAAAATTGTGTAAGAAGGAGCGCTACCGCAAAGCGTATACCATCGCCCGTAGCCTCCCGGGGATCGGCTGGCTCACCGCGATCAGGTTCGTCCTCGAACTGGGGGAAGATCTCACCCGATTCACGAGCGGTAAGAAGATTGCGAGCTTCGTGGGGCTCACCTCGAGCGAATACTCGACGGGAGAGAAAATG of the Syntrophorhabdales bacterium genome contains:
- a CDS encoding transposase; the encoded protein is MKKMYRLQDYVVRGKEIFVGLEDSKRTWKIAVRSEKMVIHQVAMEAKYPVLIGYLRNKFPDCTIHLMYEASFKGFNLCDQLTVDGVDCVLIPPHLVTEPKVNRVKTDKRDARRLALILEHHDFKESCYVPDKERREDRQVSRTLIAVQKDIIRTRNRVHRFLEFHGIEVSFPDRWGRDEFRALKQLELSEPLRISLDIFLTQLEELWVHQVALRDALKKLCKKERYRKAYTIARSLPGIGWLTAIRFVLELGEDLTRFTSGKKIASFVGLTSSEYSTGEKM